In the genome of Mytilus edulis chromosome 3, xbMytEdul2.2, whole genome shotgun sequence, one region contains:
- the LOC139516970 gene encoding glutathione peroxidase 2-like isoform X1, translated as MEDIRLRSPASIKNFHQFSAVKCVLKKKVNFSDFKGKVILVQNVASLUGTTVRDFTQMNELIDKFGDKLVILGFPCNQFGHQENGNGEEILNALEHVRPGKGFKPKFPLFEKCDVNGKDAHPIFVYLRERLPLPSDDAVSFMKSPLSIIWEPVTRTDIAWNFEKFLIDPDGKPFKRYSRYFQTINIQSDIKMLIEKHKV; from the exons ATGGAAGACATCAGATTGAGAAGCCCAGCATCAATCaaaaattttcatcaattttcgGCCGTCAAATGTGTACTCAAGAAGAAAGTTAATTTTAGTGATTTTAAGGGAAAAGTTATACTTGTGCAAAATGTAGCCTCTCTCTGAGGAACAACTGTAAGGGATTTTACCCAGATGAACGAGTTGATCGACAAATTTGGAGATAAACTGGTTATCCTGGGATTTCCTTGTAATCAGTTCGGACATCAG GAAAATGGAAACGGTGAAGAAATCCTGAATGCCCTTGAGCATGTTCGACCAGGGAAAGGATTTAAGCCTAAATTTCCGTTGTTTGAGAAGTGTGATGTAAACGGTAAAGACGCTCATCCAATATTTGTATATCTTCGTGAACGCCTTCCACTGCCAAGCGACGATGCTGTTAGTTTCATGAAATCACCATTATCTATCATATGGGAACCTGTGACAAGAACTGATATCGCATGGAACTTTGAAAAATTCTTAATAGACCCTGAtggaaaaccattcaaacgttATAGTAGATATTTTCAGACGATTAATATTCaaagtgatataaaaatgttaataGAAAAACACAAAGTTTAG
- the LOC139516970 gene encoding glutathione peroxidase 2-like isoform X2 yields the protein MSAYVKGPVQYQTIYDFTAKDLKGNVVNLSKFKGKLILLVNVASMUGTTSRDFLQMNELISRYGDKLVVLGFPSNQFGHQENGNGEEILNALEHVRPGKGFKPKFPLFEKCDVNGKDAHPIFVYLRERLPLPSDDAVSFMKSPLSIIWEPVTRTDIAWNFEKFLIDPDGKPFKRYSRYFQTINIQSDIKMLIEKHKV from the exons ATGTCTGCTTACGTAAAAGGTCCGGTTCAGTATCAGACAATTTATGACTTTACAGCCAAAGATCTTAAAGGAAATGTTGTCAATCTAAGTAAATTCAAAGGAAAGTTAATTCTTTTGGTGAATGTGGCTTCTATGTGAGGCACAACAAGTAGGGATTTCCTTCAAATGAACGAGCTTATTTCACGGTATGGAGATAAGCTTGTGGTATTGGGATTCCCTTCTAACCAGTTCGGGCATCAG GAAAATGGAAACGGTGAAGAAATCCTGAATGCCCTTGAGCATGTTCGACCAGGGAAAGGATTTAAGCCTAAATTTCCGTTGTTTGAGAAGTGTGATGTAAACGGTAAAGACGCTCATCCAATATTTGTATATCTTCGTGAACGCCTTCCACTGCCAAGCGACGATGCTGTTAGTTTCATGAAATCACCATTATCTATCATATGGGAACCTGTGACAAGAACTGATATCGCATGGAACTTTGAAAAATTCTTAATAGACCCTGAtggaaaaccattcaaacgttATAGTAGATATTTTCAGACGATTAATATTCaaagtgatataaaaatgttaataGAAAAACACAAAGTTTAG